One part of the Anguilla anguilla isolate fAngAng1 chromosome 11, fAngAng1.pri, whole genome shotgun sequence genome encodes these proteins:
- the LOC118207489 gene encoding disco-interacting protein 2 homolog B-A isoform X4: MADRGLDLSGLPKDVRDQLAELDLELSEGDITQKGYEKKRAKLLAPYVSATPSAEPSPETEQPTPGPSSAPDPAPSSSASSSTSASTSAARRHRARRSGGARDDRYRSDIHTEAVQAALAQHREQKMALPMPTKRRSAFAQSPADNCTPPDSSSGSDDESSLSRRAGQAQGLQSPDSWINRSLQGSSTSSSASSTLSHSEGKPQPAALADVLAHTRIENSSAAPDVTSAAPQDRGSHAEMPPPVRGMSRGQSRSSMMDTADGVPVSSRVSTKIQQLLNTLKRPKRPPLSEFFMDDTEEIVEVPQPDPNTPKPEGRQIIPVKGEPLGVVSNWPPALQAALARWGATQAKSPALTALDITGKPLYTLTYGKLWSRSLKLAFTLLNKLGTKNEPVLKPGDRVALVYPNSDPGMFWVAFYGCLLAEVIPVPIEVPLSRKDAGSQQIGFLLGSCGVSIALTSEVCLKGLPKTPNGEILQFKGWPRLKWVVTDSKYLTKPSKDWQPHIPTANTDPAYIEYKASKEGTVMGVAVSKVAMLTHCQALTQACNYCEGETLVNVLDCKKDMGLWHGVLTSVMNRIHTISVPYAVMKACPLSWVQRVHIHKARVALVKCRDLHWAMMAHREQRDISLASLRMLIVADGANPWSVSSCDAFLNVFQSHGLKPEVICPCATSPEAMTVAIRRPGVPGAPLPARAILSMWGLSYGVIRVNTEDKNSALTVQDVGHVMPGALMCIVKPDGPPQLCKTDEIGEIVVNSRAGGTMYYGLPGVTKNMFEVIPVNASGAPIGEIPFIRSGLLGFVGPGSLVFVVGKIEGLLMVSGRRHNADDLVATALAVEPVKTVYRGRVAVFSVTVFYDERIVIVAEQRPEASEEDSFQWMSRVLQAIDSIHQVGLYCLALVPANTLPKTPLGGIHVAETKQHFLEGNLHPCNILMCPHTCVTNLPKPRQKQPVGVGPASIMVGNLVAGKRVAQAAGRDLGLIEDQDLVRKHQYLTEALQWRAQTDPDHVLFVLLNAKGVAVSTASCVQLHRRAEKVTAALAERGGINTGDNVVLLYPPGIDLIASFYGCLYAGCIPVTVRPPHPQNLAATLPTVRMIIDVSKAVCILTTQALTKILRSKEAAATVNIKTWPTIIDTDDLPRRRPPLIYKPPTAEMLAYLDFSVSTTGMLTGVKMSHAAVGALCRSIKLQCELYSSRQIAICLDPYCGLGFVLWCLSSVYSGHQSILIPPAELEVSLPLWLSALSQYRIRDTFCSYSVMELCTKGLGTQTESLKARGVNLACVRSCVVVAEERPRLALTQSFSKLFKDLGLSPRAVSTAFGSRVNLAICLQGTTGPDPSTVYVDMKSLRHDRVRLVERGAPQSLPLMESGTILPGVRVVIVNPETRGPLGDSHLGEIWVSSPHSASGYYTLYGEESLQADHFNTRLSFGDPQTLWARTGYLGFVKRTELLDASGDRHDALFVVGSLDETLELRGLRYHPIDIETSVSRAHRSIAESAVFTWTNLLVVVSELCGSEQEALDLVPLVTNVVLEEHHLIVGVVVIVDPGVIPINSRGEKQRMHLRDSFLADQLDPIYVAYNM, translated from the exons gtGCAGAACCGTCCCCCGAGACCGAGCAGCCGACCCCGGGTCCCAGCTCCGCCCCCGACCCTGCCCCTTCCTCCTCcgcttcctcctccacctcgGCCTCCACGTCGGCGGCCCGCCGGCACCGCGCCCGCCGCAGCGGGGGAGCCCGGGACGACCGCTACCGCTCGG ATATCCACACGGAGGCGGTACAAGCCGCTCTGGCGCAGCACAGGGAGCAGAAGATGGCGCTGCCCATGCCCACCAAACGCCGCTCCGCCTTCGCCCAGTCTCCCGCCGACAACTGCACCCCGCCCG ACTCCTCCTCGGGGTCGGATGATGAGAGCTCTCTGAGCAGGCGGGCGGGGCAGGCTCAGGGGCTGCAGAGCCCGGACTCCTGGATAAACCGCTCCCTGCAgggctcctccacctcctcctccgcctcctccacccTGTCGCACAGCGAGGGCAAACCCCAGCCTGCCGCGCTCGCCGACGTGCTGGCACACACCCGCATAG agaacaGCAGCGCTGCCCCTGATGTGACCTCGGCCGCGCCCCAGGACCGGGGGTCCCATGCGGAAATGCCCCCGCCCGTGCGGGGCATGAGCCGCGGCCAGAGCCGCTCCAGCATGATGGACACGGCAGACG GCGTTCCGGTCAGCAGCAGAGTCTCCACTAAGATCCAGCAGCTGCTGAACACGCTGAAGAGGCCCAAGAGGCCGCCGCTCAGCGAGTTCTTCATGGACGACACCGAGGAGATCGTagagg TGCCCCAGCCTGACCCCAACACCCCGAAACCAGAGGGGCGGCAGATCATCCCGGTGAAGGGGGAGCCGCTGGGCGTGGTCAGTAACTGGCCCCCCGCCCTGCAGGCAGCGCTGGCCCGCTGGGGGGCCACGCAGGCCAAGAGCCCCGCCCTCACGGCCCTGGACATCACGGGCAAGCCCCTCTACACCCTGACCTACG GCAAGCTGTGGAGCCGCAGTCTCAAACTGGCCTTCACCCTCCTCAACAAGCTGGGAACCAAGAACGAGCCCGTCCTGAAGCCTGGGGATCGG GTGGCGCTGGTGTACCCCAACAGTGACCCCGGGATGTTCTGGGTGGCGTTCTACGGCTGCCTGCTGGCCGAGGTCATCCCCGTGCCCATAGAGGTGCCGCTGTCCCGCAAG GACGCAGGAAGTCAGCAGATCGGCTTCCTGCTGGGGAGCTGTGGGGTGAGCATAGCCCTGACCAGCGAAGTGTGTCTGAAGGGACTGCCCAAGACTCCCAATGGAGAAATACTGCAGTTCAAAG GCTGGCCGCGGCTGAAGTGGGTGGTGACTGACTCCAAGTATCTGACCAAACCGTCCAAAGACTGGCAGCCTCATATTCCCACTGCCAACACTGACCCCGCCTACATCGAA TACAAGGCCAGTAAGGAGGGCACAGTGATGGGTGTGGCTGTGTCCAAGGTGGCCATGCTGACTCACTGCCAGGCTCTGACCCAGGCCTGTAACTACTGTGAGG gGGAAACGTTGGTGAACGTGTTGGACTGTAAGAAGGACATGGGTCTGTGGCATGGCGTTCTCACA AGCGTGATGAACCGGATCCACACCATCAGCGTCCCCTACGCAGTCATGAAGGCCTGCCCCCTCTCCTGGGTGCAGAGAGTCCACATCCACAagg CGCGGGTGGCGCTGGTGAAGTGCCGGGACCTGCACTGGGCCATGATGGCCCACAGGGAGCAGAGGGACATCAGCCTGGCCTCCCTGAGAATGCTCATCGTAGCCGACGGAGCCAACCCCT GGTCGGTGTCGTCATGTGACGCCTTCCTCAACGTGTTCCAAAGCCACGGCCTGAAGCCTGAGGTCATCTGCCCCTGTGCCACCTCTCCTGAAGCCATGACCGTCGCCATCCGCAG GCCGGGGGTCCCTGGGGCGCCCCTCCCCGCCCGCGCCATCCTGTCCATGTGGGGCCTGAGCTACGGCGTGATCCGCGTCAACACCGAGGACAAGAACTCCGCCCTCACGGTGCAAGACGTGGGCCACGTCATGCCTGGAG CTCTGATGTGCATTGTGAAGCCAGACGGGCCGCCCCAGCTGTGTAAGACGGATGAGATCGGGGAGATTGTTGTGAACTCCCGCGCTGGAGGCACCATGTACTACGGCCTGCCCGGGGTCACCAAGAACATGTTTGAG GTGATCCCTGTGAACGCCAGTGGCGCCCCCATCGGGGAGATCCCCTTCATACGCTCCGGACTGCTGGGGTTCGTAGGACCG ggcagcCTGGTGTTCGTGGTGGGGAAGATCGAGGGGCTGCTGATGGTGAGCGGCCGGCGGCACAACGCAGACGACCTGGTTGCCACGGCGCTGGCGGTGGAGCCTGTCAAAACCGTGTACCGCGGGAG ggtgGCTGTGTTCTCGGTGACGGTGTTCTATGATGAGAGGATTGTGATCGTGGCGGAGCAGCGGCCAGAGGCCAGCGAGGAGGACAGCTTCCAGTGGATGAGCCGAGTGCTGCAG GCCATTGACAGCATCCACCAGGTGGGTCTGTACTGCCTGGCTCTGGTTCCTGCCAACACCCTCCCCAAAACCCCTCTGGGGGGCATCCACGTCGCCGAAACCAAGCAGCACTTCCTGGAGGGCAACCTGCACCCCTGCAACATCCTCATGTGCCCCCACACCTGCGTCACCAACCTGCCCAAACCCCGCCAGAAACAGCCAG TGGGGGTGGGTCCGGCCTCCATCATGGTGGGCAACCTGGTGGCCGGTAAGCGCGTGGCGCAGGCGGCGGGCAGGGACCTGGGGCTGATCGAGGACCAGGACCTGGTCAGGAAG CACCAGTATCTGACAGAGGCCCTGCAGTGGAGGGCTCAGACTGACCCAGATCACGTCCTGTTTGTGCTGCTGAATGCTAAG ggggTAGCGGTTAGCACAGCATCCTgtgtgcagctgcacagacgTGCAGAGAAGGTGACTGCAGCCCTGGCAGAGAGGGGCGGCATCAACACCGGAGACAACGTGGTCTTGCTCTACCCTCCTG GGATCGATCTGATCGCCTCGTTCTACGGCTGCCTGTACGCCGGCTGCATTCCTGTGACCGTCCGGCCTCCCCACCCTCAGAACCTGGCAGCCACACTGCCCACCGTGCGCATGATCATCGAC GTGAGTAAGGCGGTCTGCATCCTCACCACTCAGGCACTCACCAAGATCCTGCGGTCCAAAGAGGCTGCCGCCACGGTCAACATCAAAACCTGGCCCACCATCATCGACACAG acGACCTCCCTCGAAGACGGCCCCCCCTCATCTACAAGCCCCCCACGGCCGAGATGCTGGCATACCTGGACTTCAGCGTGTCCACCACAGGCATGCTGACCGGCGTcaag ATGTCCCACGCGGCGGTGGGCGCTCTGTGCCGCTCCATTAAGCTGCAGTGTGAGCTCTACTCCTCCCGCCAAATCGCCATCTGCCTGGACCCCTACTGCGGCCTGGGCTTTGTACTGTGGTGCCTCTCCAG tgtgtatTCGGGACACCAGTCCATCCTGATCCCCCCTGCGGAGCTGGAGGTGTCGCTACCGCTGTggctgagcgcgctcagtcagTACAGGATCAGAGACACCTTCTGCTCCTACTCTGTGATGGAGCTCTGCACCAAGGGCCTGGGCACGCAGACAGAGAGCTTAAAG GCGCGGGGGGTGAACCTGGCCTGCGTGCGCAGCTGCGTGGTCGTGGCCGAAGAGCGCCCCCGTCTGGCGCTCACGCAGTCCTTCTCCAAACTCTTCAAGGACCTGGGCCTGTCGCCCCGGGCCGTCAGCACCGCCTTCGGCTCCAGAGTCAACCTGGCCATCTGCCTGCAG gGCACCACTGGACCGGACCCCTCCACGGTCTATGTGGACATGAAGTCTCTCAGACACGACAG GGTTCGGCTGGTGGAGCGGGGCGCCCCTCAGAGCCTGCCACTCATGGAGTCTGGGACT ATTCTTCCAGGTGTGAGGGTGGTCATAGTGAACCCAGAGACGCGAGGACCACTCGGGGATTCTCATCTGGGGGAG ATCTGGGTGAGCAGCCCTCACAGCGCCAGCGGCTACTACACGCTGTACGGGGAGGAGAGCCTGCAGGCCGACCACTTCAACACCAGGCTGAGCTTCGGGGACCCGCAGACCCTCTGGGCCCGAACCGGCTACCTGGGCTTCGTCAAGCGGACCGAGCTGCTGGACGCCAGTGGAG ATCGCCATGACGCCCTCTTCGTGGTGGGCTCTCTGGACGAGACTCTGGAGCTGAGGGGCCTGCGCTATCACCCCATAGACATCGAAACGTCCGTGTCCCGAGCGCACCGCAGCATcgcagagag TGCTGTCTTCACCTGGACCAacctgctggtggtggtgtcGGAGCTGTGCGGGTCCGAGCAGGAGGCGCTGGACCTGGTTCCCCTGGTGACAAACGTGGTCCTGGAGGAGCACCACCTGATCGTGGGCGTGGTGGTGATCGTGGACCCCGGGGTCATCCCCATCAACTCCCGCGGGGAGAAGCAGAGGATGCACCTCAGAGACTCCTTCCTGGCCGACCAGCTGGACCCCATCTACGTGGCCTACAACATGTGA
- the LOC118207489 gene encoding disco-interacting protein 2 homolog B-A isoform X2, translated as MADRGLDLSGLPKDVRDQLAELDLELSEGDITQKGYEKKRAKLLAPYVSATPSAEPSPETEQPTPGPSSAPDPAPSSSASSSTSASTSAARRHRARRSGGARDDRYRSDIHTEAVQAALAQHREQKMALPMPTKRRSAFAQSPADNCTPPDSSSGSDDESSLSRRAGQAQGLQSPDSWINRSLQGSSTSSSASSTLSHSEGKPQPAALADVLAHTRIENSSAAPDVTSAAPQDRGSHAEMPPPVRGMSRGQSRSSMMDTADGVPVSSRVSTKIQQLLNTLKRPKRPPLSEFFMDDTEEIVEVPQPDPNTPKPEGRQIIPVKGEPLGVVSNWPPALQAALARWGATQAKSPALTALDITGKPLYTLTYGKLWSRSLKLAFTLLNKLGTKNEPVLKPGDRVALVYPNSDPGMFWVAFYGCLLAEVIPVPIEVPLSRKDAGSQQIGFLLGSCGVSIALTSEVCLKGLPKTPNGEILQFKGWPRLKWVVTDSKYLTKPSKDWQPHIPTANTDPAYIEYKASKEGTVMGVAVSKVAMLTHCQALTQACNYCEGETLVNVLDCKKDMGLWHGVLTSVMNRIHTISVPYAVMKACPLSWVQRVHIHKARVALVKCRDLHWAMMAHREQRDISLASLRMLIVADGANPWSVSSCDAFLNVFQSHGLKPEVICPCATSPEAMTVAIRRPGVPGAPLPARAILSMWGLSYGVIRVNTEDKNSALTVQDVGHVMPGALMCIVKPDGPPQLCKTDEIGEIVVNSRAGGTMYYGLPGVTKNMFEVIPVNASGAPIGEIPFIRSGLLGFVGPGSLVFVVGKIEGLLMVSGRRHNADDLVATALAVEPVKTVYRGRVAVFSVTVFYDERIVIVAEQRPEASEEDSFQWMSRVLQAIDSIHQVGLYCLALVPANTLPKTPLGGIHVAETKQHFLEGNLHPCNILMCPHTCVTNLPKPRQKQPVGVGPASIMVGNLVAGKRVAQAAGRDLGLIEDQDLVRKLCMWPTMMHQYLTEALQWRAQTDPDHVLFVLLNAKGVAVSTASCVQLHRRAEKVTAALAERGGINTGDNVVLLYPPGIDLIASFYGCLYAGCIPVTVRPPHPQNLAATLPTVRMIIDVSKAVCILTTQALTKILRSKEAAATVNIKTWPTIIDTDDLPRRRPPLIYKPPTAEMLAYLDFSVSTTGMLTGVKMSHAAVGALCRSIKLQCELYSSRQIAICLDPYCGLGFVLWCLSSVYSGHQSILIPPAELEVSLPLWLSALSQYRIRDTFCSYSVMELCTKGLGTQTESLKARGVNLACVRSCVVVAEERPRLALTQSFSKLFKDLGLSPRAVSTAFGSRVNLAICLQGTTGPDPSTVYVDMKSLRHDRVRLVERGAPQSLPLMESGTILPGVRVVIVNPETRGPLGDSHLGEIWVSSPHSASGYYTLYGEESLQADHFNTRLSFGDPQTLWARTGYLGFVKRTELLDASGDRHDALFVVGSLDETLELRGLRYHPIDIETSVSRAHRSIAESAVFTWTNLLVVVSELCGSEQEALDLVPLVTNVVLEEHHLIVGVVVIVDPGVIPINSRGEKQRMHLRDSFLADQLDPIYVAYNM; from the exons gtGCAGAACCGTCCCCCGAGACCGAGCAGCCGACCCCGGGTCCCAGCTCCGCCCCCGACCCTGCCCCTTCCTCCTCcgcttcctcctccacctcgGCCTCCACGTCGGCGGCCCGCCGGCACCGCGCCCGCCGCAGCGGGGGAGCCCGGGACGACCGCTACCGCTCGG ATATCCACACGGAGGCGGTACAAGCCGCTCTGGCGCAGCACAGGGAGCAGAAGATGGCGCTGCCCATGCCCACCAAACGCCGCTCCGCCTTCGCCCAGTCTCCCGCCGACAACTGCACCCCGCCCG ACTCCTCCTCGGGGTCGGATGATGAGAGCTCTCTGAGCAGGCGGGCGGGGCAGGCTCAGGGGCTGCAGAGCCCGGACTCCTGGATAAACCGCTCCCTGCAgggctcctccacctcctcctccgcctcctccacccTGTCGCACAGCGAGGGCAAACCCCAGCCTGCCGCGCTCGCCGACGTGCTGGCACACACCCGCATAG agaacaGCAGCGCTGCCCCTGATGTGACCTCGGCCGCGCCCCAGGACCGGGGGTCCCATGCGGAAATGCCCCCGCCCGTGCGGGGCATGAGCCGCGGCCAGAGCCGCTCCAGCATGATGGACACGGCAGACG GCGTTCCGGTCAGCAGCAGAGTCTCCACTAAGATCCAGCAGCTGCTGAACACGCTGAAGAGGCCCAAGAGGCCGCCGCTCAGCGAGTTCTTCATGGACGACACCGAGGAGATCGTagagg TGCCCCAGCCTGACCCCAACACCCCGAAACCAGAGGGGCGGCAGATCATCCCGGTGAAGGGGGAGCCGCTGGGCGTGGTCAGTAACTGGCCCCCCGCCCTGCAGGCAGCGCTGGCCCGCTGGGGGGCCACGCAGGCCAAGAGCCCCGCCCTCACGGCCCTGGACATCACGGGCAAGCCCCTCTACACCCTGACCTACG GCAAGCTGTGGAGCCGCAGTCTCAAACTGGCCTTCACCCTCCTCAACAAGCTGGGAACCAAGAACGAGCCCGTCCTGAAGCCTGGGGATCGG GTGGCGCTGGTGTACCCCAACAGTGACCCCGGGATGTTCTGGGTGGCGTTCTACGGCTGCCTGCTGGCCGAGGTCATCCCCGTGCCCATAGAGGTGCCGCTGTCCCGCAAG GACGCAGGAAGTCAGCAGATCGGCTTCCTGCTGGGGAGCTGTGGGGTGAGCATAGCCCTGACCAGCGAAGTGTGTCTGAAGGGACTGCCCAAGACTCCCAATGGAGAAATACTGCAGTTCAAAG GCTGGCCGCGGCTGAAGTGGGTGGTGACTGACTCCAAGTATCTGACCAAACCGTCCAAAGACTGGCAGCCTCATATTCCCACTGCCAACACTGACCCCGCCTACATCGAA TACAAGGCCAGTAAGGAGGGCACAGTGATGGGTGTGGCTGTGTCCAAGGTGGCCATGCTGACTCACTGCCAGGCTCTGACCCAGGCCTGTAACTACTGTGAGG gGGAAACGTTGGTGAACGTGTTGGACTGTAAGAAGGACATGGGTCTGTGGCATGGCGTTCTCACA AGCGTGATGAACCGGATCCACACCATCAGCGTCCCCTACGCAGTCATGAAGGCCTGCCCCCTCTCCTGGGTGCAGAGAGTCCACATCCACAagg CGCGGGTGGCGCTGGTGAAGTGCCGGGACCTGCACTGGGCCATGATGGCCCACAGGGAGCAGAGGGACATCAGCCTGGCCTCCCTGAGAATGCTCATCGTAGCCGACGGAGCCAACCCCT GGTCGGTGTCGTCATGTGACGCCTTCCTCAACGTGTTCCAAAGCCACGGCCTGAAGCCTGAGGTCATCTGCCCCTGTGCCACCTCTCCTGAAGCCATGACCGTCGCCATCCGCAG GCCGGGGGTCCCTGGGGCGCCCCTCCCCGCCCGCGCCATCCTGTCCATGTGGGGCCTGAGCTACGGCGTGATCCGCGTCAACACCGAGGACAAGAACTCCGCCCTCACGGTGCAAGACGTGGGCCACGTCATGCCTGGAG CTCTGATGTGCATTGTGAAGCCAGACGGGCCGCCCCAGCTGTGTAAGACGGATGAGATCGGGGAGATTGTTGTGAACTCCCGCGCTGGAGGCACCATGTACTACGGCCTGCCCGGGGTCACCAAGAACATGTTTGAG GTGATCCCTGTGAACGCCAGTGGCGCCCCCATCGGGGAGATCCCCTTCATACGCTCCGGACTGCTGGGGTTCGTAGGACCG ggcagcCTGGTGTTCGTGGTGGGGAAGATCGAGGGGCTGCTGATGGTGAGCGGCCGGCGGCACAACGCAGACGACCTGGTTGCCACGGCGCTGGCGGTGGAGCCTGTCAAAACCGTGTACCGCGGGAG ggtgGCTGTGTTCTCGGTGACGGTGTTCTATGATGAGAGGATTGTGATCGTGGCGGAGCAGCGGCCAGAGGCCAGCGAGGAGGACAGCTTCCAGTGGATGAGCCGAGTGCTGCAG GCCATTGACAGCATCCACCAGGTGGGTCTGTACTGCCTGGCTCTGGTTCCTGCCAACACCCTCCCCAAAACCCCTCTGGGGGGCATCCACGTCGCCGAAACCAAGCAGCACTTCCTGGAGGGCAACCTGCACCCCTGCAACATCCTCATGTGCCCCCACACCTGCGTCACCAACCTGCCCAAACCCCGCCAGAAACAGCCAG TGGGGGTGGGTCCGGCCTCCATCATGGTGGGCAACCTGGTGGCCGGTAAGCGCGTGGCGCAGGCGGCGGGCAGGGACCTGGGGCTGATCGAGGACCAGGACCTGGTCAGGAAG CTCTGTATGTGGCCCACCATGATG CACCAGTATCTGACAGAGGCCCTGCAGTGGAGGGCTCAGACTGACCCAGATCACGTCCTGTTTGTGCTGCTGAATGCTAAG ggggTAGCGGTTAGCACAGCATCCTgtgtgcagctgcacagacgTGCAGAGAAGGTGACTGCAGCCCTGGCAGAGAGGGGCGGCATCAACACCGGAGACAACGTGGTCTTGCTCTACCCTCCTG GGATCGATCTGATCGCCTCGTTCTACGGCTGCCTGTACGCCGGCTGCATTCCTGTGACCGTCCGGCCTCCCCACCCTCAGAACCTGGCAGCCACACTGCCCACCGTGCGCATGATCATCGAC GTGAGTAAGGCGGTCTGCATCCTCACCACTCAGGCACTCACCAAGATCCTGCGGTCCAAAGAGGCTGCCGCCACGGTCAACATCAAAACCTGGCCCACCATCATCGACACAG acGACCTCCCTCGAAGACGGCCCCCCCTCATCTACAAGCCCCCCACGGCCGAGATGCTGGCATACCTGGACTTCAGCGTGTCCACCACAGGCATGCTGACCGGCGTcaag ATGTCCCACGCGGCGGTGGGCGCTCTGTGCCGCTCCATTAAGCTGCAGTGTGAGCTCTACTCCTCCCGCCAAATCGCCATCTGCCTGGACCCCTACTGCGGCCTGGGCTTTGTACTGTGGTGCCTCTCCAG tgtgtatTCGGGACACCAGTCCATCCTGATCCCCCCTGCGGAGCTGGAGGTGTCGCTACCGCTGTggctgagcgcgctcagtcagTACAGGATCAGAGACACCTTCTGCTCCTACTCTGTGATGGAGCTCTGCACCAAGGGCCTGGGCACGCAGACAGAGAGCTTAAAG GCGCGGGGGGTGAACCTGGCCTGCGTGCGCAGCTGCGTGGTCGTGGCCGAAGAGCGCCCCCGTCTGGCGCTCACGCAGTCCTTCTCCAAACTCTTCAAGGACCTGGGCCTGTCGCCCCGGGCCGTCAGCACCGCCTTCGGCTCCAGAGTCAACCTGGCCATCTGCCTGCAG gGCACCACTGGACCGGACCCCTCCACGGTCTATGTGGACATGAAGTCTCTCAGACACGACAG GGTTCGGCTGGTGGAGCGGGGCGCCCCTCAGAGCCTGCCACTCATGGAGTCTGGGACT ATTCTTCCAGGTGTGAGGGTGGTCATAGTGAACCCAGAGACGCGAGGACCACTCGGGGATTCTCATCTGGGGGAG ATCTGGGTGAGCAGCCCTCACAGCGCCAGCGGCTACTACACGCTGTACGGGGAGGAGAGCCTGCAGGCCGACCACTTCAACACCAGGCTGAGCTTCGGGGACCCGCAGACCCTCTGGGCCCGAACCGGCTACCTGGGCTTCGTCAAGCGGACCGAGCTGCTGGACGCCAGTGGAG ATCGCCATGACGCCCTCTTCGTGGTGGGCTCTCTGGACGAGACTCTGGAGCTGAGGGGCCTGCGCTATCACCCCATAGACATCGAAACGTCCGTGTCCCGAGCGCACCGCAGCATcgcagagag TGCTGTCTTCACCTGGACCAacctgctggtggtggtgtcGGAGCTGTGCGGGTCCGAGCAGGAGGCGCTGGACCTGGTTCCCCTGGTGACAAACGTGGTCCTGGAGGAGCACCACCTGATCGTGGGCGTGGTGGTGATCGTGGACCCCGGGGTCATCCCCATCAACTCCCGCGGGGAGAAGCAGAGGATGCACCTCAGAGACTCCTTCCTGGCCGACCAGCTGGACCCCATCTACGTGGCCTACAACATGTGA